In Oryza brachyantha chromosome 1, ObraRS2, whole genome shotgun sequence, the following are encoded in one genomic region:
- the LOC102706429 gene encoding peptide-N4-(N-acetyl-beta-glucosaminyl)asparagine amidase A-like, which translates to MTTCSAPRRRRLLLLCLCFTLLLRFHSCAASPRDLRFSVGDIAAVEAVLPSLRQARSTFFEVDRPLHPPRGSSGPCSTLLLSHSFAFTFTKPPVTASYSPPSCLAEDGGGARAVSLAVLEWRADCRGAQYDRIFGVWLGGAELLRGSTAEPRPSGVTWSVSKDVTKYASLLAAGNSTLAVYLGNLIDDTYNGVYNANLTLHLYFRRAARSPTAASAPADRVVPVSRSLPLNDGLWFVVDNTTDVESTRLTVPPNAYRAVLEVYVSSHNFDEFWYMNTPDQNGPFREVTVHLDGDVVGAVWPFPVIYTGGINPLIWRPITSIGSFNLPSYDIELTPFLGKLLDGKEHELGFAVTNAQKSWYVDANLHLWLDPKSSATSGGLIAYDAPKLTGRIVSNSSNGIDGQYDATASRNITATGWVRSSRGNITTTFTQRLTFVHTNVVSNQGSSQAINQTTEAHTEVTGDGPHSQQLHQSFPLYIFLGGDGSGTSSQKLMRRVALGFDETRAGAAGRPASTLHNEQTAAAEVVLRDDQVVGASWRMHQVYEYGGSDGGCYLRNVSSVGYDVLFDHNEESCAGTRRR; encoded by the coding sequence ATGACAACTTGCTctgctccccgccgccgccgcctcctcctgctctgTCTCTGCTTCACTCTGCTCCTCCGCTTCCACTCgtgcgccgcctcgcctcgcgaCCTCCGCTTCTCCGTCGGGgacatcgccgccgtcgaggcggtGCTGCCGTCGCTGCGGCAGGCGAGGAGCACTTTCTTTGAGGTCGACCGGCCGCTGCACCCGCCGCGGGGGAGCTCGGGGCCGTGCTCGACGCTGCTCCTCTCCCATTCCTTCGCGTTCACCTTCACCAAGCCGCCTGTGACGGCTTCTtactcgccgccgtcgtgcctGGCTGaggacggcggtggcgcgcgggCCGTCTCCCTCGCGGTGCTCGAGTGGCGCGCCGACTGCCGCGGCGCCCAGTACGACCGAATCTTCGGCGTGTGGCTCGGCGGGGCGGAGCTCCTGCGGGGGAGCACCGCCGAGCCACGCCCGAGCGGCGTGACTTGGTCGGTATCCAAGGACGTCACCAAGTACGcgtccctcctcgccgccggcaactCCACGCTCGCCGTCTACCTCGGCAACCTCATCGATGACACCTACAACGGCGTGTACAACGCCAACCTCACGCTCCACCTCTACTTCCGGCGCGCTGCCCGGtccccgacggcggcgtccgcgCCGGCCGACCGTGTCGTCCCCGTCTCGAGAAGCCTTCCTCTCAACGACGGGCTTTGGTTCGTGGTGGATAACACCACCGACGTCGAGTCGACGAGGCTCACCGTGCCGCCAAACGCGTACCGCGCGGTTCTTGAGGTGTACGTCTCGTCCCACAACTTCGACGAGTTCTGGTACATGAACACGCCGGACCAGAACGGGCCATTCCGCGAGGTCACCGTCCAtctcgacggcgacgtcgtggGCGCCGTGTGGCCGTTCCCGGTGATCTACACCGGCGGCATCAACCCCCTCATCTGGCGCCCCATCACCAGCATTGGCTCGTTCAACCTGCCAAGCTACGACATCGAGCTCACGCCGTTCTTGGGCAAGCTCCTCGACGGAAAGGAGCACGAGCTCGGGTTCGCGGTGACCAACGCGCAGAAGTCATGGTACGTGGACGCCAATCTCCACCTCTGGCTCGACCCCAAGAGCTCGGCGACCTCCGGCGGCCTCATCGCCTACGACGCTCCGAAATTGACCGGCAGAATCGTCTCAAACTCCTCCAACGGTATCGACGGGCAgtacgacgcgacggcgagccgCAACATCACGGCCACCGGGTGGGTCCGCTCGTCGCGCGGCAACATCACCACCACATTCACCCAGCGGCTCACGTTCGTGCACACGAACGTGGTGAGCAACCAGGGCAGCTCGCAGGCGATCAACCAGACGACCGAGGCGCACACCGAGGTCACCGGCGACGGCCCGCACTCGCAGCAGCTCCACCAGAGCTTCCCGCTCTACATCTTCctgggcggcgacggcagcggcacgTCCTCGCAGAAGCTGATGCGGCGCGTGGCGCTCGGCTTCGACGAGACGCGCGCTGGCGCGgccgggcggccggcgagcaCGCTCCACAACgagcagacggcggcggcggaggtggtgctCCGGGACGACCAGGTGGTCGGCGCGTCGTGGCGGATGCACCAGGTGTACGAgtacggcggcagcgacggcggctgctACTTGAGGAACGTGAGCAGCGTCGGCTACGACGTGCTTTTCGACCACAATGAGGAGTCGTGCGCCGGGACGCGCCGACGTTGA
- the LOC102706148 gene encoding uncharacterized protein LOC102706148, producing the protein MASPTSAATLVLVVLLPLVASAAVPHRHRLPSYHLTSLDASEPPTTFFEVNRPIPPPRGSLGPCSTLLLSHSFGYTYGQPPVTAAYAPPACLAAARGASSLALAVLEWSADCRGRQFDRIFGVWLSGAELLRSCTAEPRAIGIVWSVSRDVTRYAAVLAEPGEIAVYLGNLIDSTYTGVYHANLTLHLYFHPAPPPPPRQADLIVPISRSLPLNDGQWFAIQNATDVQGKKLAIPSNTYRAVLEVFVSFHSNDEFWYTNPPNDYIQANNLSSSVPGNGAFREVIVKVNDDIVGAIWPFTVIYTGGVNPLLWRPITGIGSFDLPTYDIDITPFLGKLLDGKEHDFGFGVTNALDVWYIDANLHLWLDHKSEKTSGSLISYDAPQLVLNVDSRFSGLDGQFVTGANRHISATGAVKSSYGEVTTNFYQRFSYENSNVYSKNGSVQVVNQTIDAKSGVCAKDALSVLLSEELHQIFPLYVYTGTSDQKADEYTLISFVKLGVNEKKTSGGKMGFSYNSLRNSQSARGSMKVKKNLVVGGLGETHHVYKYVGTDGCYFRDVSSKNYTVLSDQSGDSCTKRKPYGGAKFSSRNDQSSRRKLLAGEASAMASRGTSSCLLALVLLLLLPLAALAVLPRRRFPSTLRLASFDASEPPTTFFEVDHPIRPPRGSLGPCSTLLLSHSFGYTYGRPPVTAAYAPPACLAAAGGGSSLALAVLEWSADCRGRQFDRIFGVWLSGAELLRSCTAEPRATGIVWSVSRDVTRYAALLAEPGQIAVYLGNLIDDTYTGVYHANLTLHLYFHQASQQQKQHADLILPISRSLPLNDGQWFAIQNSTDMHSKKLVIPSNTYRAVLEVFVSFHSNDEDWYVHPPNEYIEANNKSGLPGNGAFREITVKVDGDVVGAVWPFTVIYTGGVNPLFWRPITAIGSFNLPTYDIDITPFLGKLLDGKEHDFGFSVTNALDVWFIDANLHLWLDQKSKKTFGSLLSYEAPTLALKVDSNFRALDGQFATSANRHIAATGWVNSSCGNVVTTFYQRFTYINSNVYSKNGTVQVVNQTIVAKSGVFSRSKSVVLLLEEVHSTFPLYIFSATSDQVGDEYSLISVVRMGFNEKRTSGRKAEFSYNSLRNAQSAHGYMRVKKNLVVDGLGETHQVYKYTGTDGCYSRYVGSRNYTIISDQSGDVCSKGSPHNGPKFSSVKLT; encoded by the exons ATGGCGTCGCCGACCTCGGCCGCCaccctcgtcctcgtcgtcctcctcccacTCGTGGCTTCGGCCGCGGTGCCGCACAGGCACCGGCTGCCGTCCTACCACCTCACGTCCCTCGACGCGTCGGAGCCGCCGACCACTTTCTTCGAGGTGAACCGCCCGATCCCCCCGCCGCGCGGCAGCCTCGGGCCCTGCTCGACGCTGCTCCTCTCTCACTCGTTCGGCTACACCTACGGCCAGCCCCCCGTCACAGCCGCCtacgcgccgccggcctgcctcgccgccgcccgcggggCGTCGTCCCTCGCGCTCGCCGTGCTCGAGTGGAGCGCCGACTGCCGCGGCCGCCAGTTCGACCGCATCTTCGGCGTGTGGCTCTCCGGCGCGGAGCTCCTCCGCAGCTGcaccgccgagccgcgcgccaTCGGCATCGTCTGGTCCGTGTCCCGCGACGTCACGAGGTACGCGGCCGTCCTTGCCGAGCCTGGCGAGATCGCAGTGTACCTCGGGAACCTTATCGACAGCACATACACTGGCGTCTACCACGCCAACCTGACGCTCCACCTCTACTTccaccccgcgccgccgcctccaccccgGCAGGCCGATCTGATCGTTCCCATCTCGAGAAGCTTGCCTCTGAACGATGGACAATGGTTCGCAATCCAGAATGCCACCGATGTGCAAGGCAAGAAGCTCGCCATTCCGTCGAACACCTACCGGGCGGTCCTTGAGGTGTTCGTTTCCTTCCATTCCAACGATGAATTCTGGTACACAAATCCTCCCAATGATTACATTCAAGCAAACAACTTGTCCTCCAGCGTCCCAGGCAATGGTGCATTCCGGGAGGTAATTGTTAAAGTCAACGATGATATCGTTGGTGCTATTTGGCCATTCACTGTGATTTACACCGGCGGTGTCAATCCACTTCTGTGGCGGCCAATCACCGGCATTGGCTCATTCGATCTACCTACCTATGATATTGACATTACACCTTTCTTGGGCAAGCTGTTGGATGGCAAGGAGCATGATTTTGGGTTTGGAGTGACCAATGCGCTGGATGTATGGTACATTGATGCAAATTTGCATCTATGGTTAGATCACAAGAGTGAGAAGACATCTGGAAGCTTGATCAGCTATGATGCTCCGCAACTGGTGCTGAATGTGGACTCGCGGTTCAGTGGGCTGGATGGCCAGTTTGTAACTGGCGCAAACCGGCATATCTCCGCCACCGGTGCGGTGAAATCGTCTTATGGGGAAGTCACCACAAATTTCTACCAAAGATTCAGTTATGAGAATAGCAATGTATATAGCAAGAACGGCTCAGTGCAAGTGGTGAACCAAACCATTGATGCAAAGTCTGGTGTTTGTGCCAAGGATGCTTTGTCTGTGCTGCTATCAGAGGAACTTCACCAGATCTTCCCTCTCTATGTTTATACCGGAACGTCAGATCAAAAAGCTGATGAGTACACATTGATTTCATTCGTCAAATTGGGCGTCAACGAGAAGAAAACCTCTGGTGGTAAGATGGGGTTCTCGTACAACTCTCTGCGGAATTCACAGTCGGCCCGTGGTAGTATGAAGGTGAAGAAGAATTTGGTCGTTGGTGGATTGGGGGAGACCCATCACGTGTATAAATATGTTGGTACTGATGGATGCTACTTCAGGGATGTTAGCAGCAAGAATTACACTGTGCTTTCTGACCAATCTGGTGATTCCTGCACAAAGAGAAAGCCATACGGTGGTGCTAAATTCTCTTCCAGGAACGATCAATCATCAAGAAGAAAGTTGCTAGCTGGTGAA GCATCGGCTATGGCGTCGCGGGGCACTAGCTCCTGCCTGCTCGCCCTCGTCCTCTTGCTGCTCCTCCCCCTCGCGGCGCTCGCCGTACTGCCGAGGCGCCGCTTCCCGTCTACCCTCCGCCTCGCTTCCTTCGACGCGTCGGAGCCGCCGACCACCTTCTTCGAGGTGGACCACCCgatccgcccgccgcgcggcAGCCTCGGGCCCTGCTCGACGCTGCTCCTCTCCCATTCGTTCGGCTACACCTACGGCCGGCCCCCCGTCACAGCCGCCtacgcgccgccggcctgcctcgccgccgccggcggggggTCGTCCCTCGCGCTCGCCGTGCTCGAGTGGAGCGCCGACTGCCGCGGCCGCCAGTTCGACCGCATCTTCGGCGTGTGGCTCTCGGGGGCGGAGCTCCTCCGTAGCTGcaccgccgagccgcgcgccaCCGGCATCGTCTGGTCCGTGTCGCGCGACGTCACGAGGTACGCGGCCCTCCTCGCCGAGCCTGGCCAGATCGCGGTGTACCTCGGGAACCTCATAGACGACACCTACACTGGCGTCTACCACGCCAACCTCACGCTTCACCTCTACTTCCACCAAGCAtcgcagcagcagaagcagcatgCCGATCTGATCTTGCCTATCTCAAGAAGCTTACCTCTAAACGACGGGCAGTGGTTCGCCATCCAGAATTCCACCGATATGCACTCCAAGAAGCTTGTCATTCCGTCGAACACTTACAGGGCAGTTCTTGAGGTGTTCGTCTCTTTCCACTCAAATGATGAGGACTGGTACGTGCACCCGCCAAATGAATACATTGAAGCCAACAATAAGTCCGGCCTCCCCGGCAATGGCGCATTTCGGGAGATCACTGTTAAGGTCGACGGCGATGTCGTCGGTGCTGTTTGGCCCTTTACTGTCATCTACACTGGCGGTGTCAACCCGCTTTTCTGGCGGCCTATCACCGCCATTGGTTCATTCAATCTCCCTACATATGACATCGACATCACCCCTTTCCTTGGTAAGCTCCTGGATGGCAAGGAGCATGATTTCGGGTTTAGCGTAACAAATGCTTTGGATGTCTGGTTCATTGACGCCAATCTGCATCTGTGGTTGGATCAGAAGAGTAAGAAGACATTCGGGAGCTTGCTGAGCTATGAGGCTCCCACATTGGCGCTTAAGGTGGACTCCAATTTTAGAGCACTGGATGGGCAGTTTGCGACAAGCGCAAACCGGCATATCGCTGCCACTGGGTGGGTGAACTCGTCATGCGGCAATGTTGTGACAACCTTCTACCAGAGATTCACCTACATAAACAGCAATGTGTATAGCAAGAATGGCACGGTGCAAGTGGTGAACCAAACAATCGTTGCAAAGTCCGGTGTTTTCTCCAGAAGCAAAAGCGTTGTGCTGCTCCTGGAAGAAGTTCACAGCACCTTCCCGTTATACATTTTTTCTGCAACCTCAGACCAAGTGGGTGATGAGTACTCGTTGATTTCGGTTGTGAGAATGGGGTTCAATGAGAAGAGGACCTCTGGCAGGAAGGCGGAGTTTTCATACAACTCTTTGCGAAATGCACAGTCGGCACATGGTTATATGAGGGTAAAGAAGAATTTGGTAGTTGATGGATTAGGAGAGACCCATCAGGTATATAAATATACGGGTACCGATGGATGCTACTCCAGATATGTTGGCAGCAGGAATTACACTATAATTTCCGATCAGTCTGGTGATGTTTGCTCCAAGGGATCACCACATAATGGACCCAAATTCTCCTCTGTGAAGCTTACTTGA